Genomic DNA from Ictidomys tridecemlineatus isolate mIctTri1 chromosome 6, mIctTri1.hap1, whole genome shotgun sequence:
actaaataggctggggatgtggctcaattgtgcattcaatccctggtaccaacgaaatgaacaaacaaaaaaaagcaggacttctgctcagtggcagagcccttgtcTAGCACGGGTGAGGCCACGGGTTTAACAACGACAAAACCAAAAACCCCAAGGAGCAATTCCTTCCCCACCAGACCTTCCAGGCAGGGTaggtgggagggagggtgggaatgTGCTGGAAAAGATGAGGCCATTGCTCACTGACTGGTGGGGGTCACTAACCAATGATGAGTGAGGCTTGGTATAGCAGGGACATTGACTGGACTGGGAGGGCAGCAGGACCCTGCGATCCAGTGAGGACTAGGTGCTACAGGGTACCCCTTGAGGAGTACCTTCTGGGGCAGGGTCTTCTAGGGTTTGAGCCTGGGCCCAGCCCAGATCCTGAGGCTGGCCCTGCCAGCTGACTGTACTGGGGTGTCCCTTCTGCAGCTACCTTGTGATGCCATTCATGGGCACTGACCTGGGCAAACTCATGAAGCATGAGACCCTGAGTGAGGACCGAGTCCAGTTCCTGGTGTATCAGATGCTGAAGGGGCTGAGGGTGAGGCCTGCAGGGTGGCCGCAGGGAGGTGGGTGGAATAGGGCCTGGTGGCACGGAGGGCCTGTGAGCTGATCCCCTCTTTCCCACAGTATATCCATGCTGCTGGTGTCATCCACAGGGTGAGTCCTGGCAGGGGTGGGAGGCCACCCGACTGCCCCTCCCTGGTTGTGTGGGCACAAGAGGGGTTTTATCGGGGACTCCGTTCTTACCTGTAAGGTGGGTACAGTGTGGTCTGAGGTGGAGGTGCACACAACACCCCAGGCACAGCCTGTCAGAAGTCTGCCCTGGGGCCCGTCCCTCTGCCCTTCCTCGAAGGTCTTTGGGGGCCAGGGGCCAAGCCTCGCCTGGTGGCCCTAGTTGAGGTGCTGCCCAGGCCCTTGGATTGTACCTGCTCTGGCAGGCAGGACCCAGTGGCCACCTTTTCTCTGCCCCAGGACCTGAAGCCTGGCAACCTGGCTGTGAACGAGGACTGTGAGCTGAAGGTTTGCTGGGCAGGGTGCAGGGCTCCTTCTCCATCTGCCCAGCCACCTACATACCCTCAGACCTAGGCAGGAGCCAAACAGTGGGGGCCACAGACACTTGGTGGGGAGGCACTGAGCACGCTCCATCCTTACTCAGGTGAAGGGCAGGTGTCCCCAGGCTGATGTCTGACCCAGGGCAGGGCTGTGAAGGCCCTCCACAGGTCAACAGGGTGACTCCTGCTCCTGAGGTGGCTTAGGCTGGGTGCATTAGCCACCAGGAGGCACCTGGGGGTCCAAGGCTAAGTGGCAGAGTCCCAGGATGGAGGCTTCGAGTCCTGCTCCCTTAGGATCTCCGGGGCAACAGTGGCCTGTCCACTTCTCAGGGGTTCCCTCAGCCCCACCCCAATTCTTCCTCAGATCCTGGACTTTGGTCTGGCCAGGCAAGCAGACAGCGAGATGACAGGGTATGTGGTGACCCGGTGGTACCGGGCACCCGAGGTCATCTTGAATTGGATGCGCTACACACAGACAGGTGAGAGGCCTCCCTTCGTGCCTGGAGACCCATGCTGCATCTGCCTCCCACCTGGTTCTTCATGGGGAGCCCTGTGGCCACTGCTCCCCAGGAGGCTGTGGGCAGGGTGAACCTGCCCGGCCTGAGTGTACATGCTCTCCCTGGCTCCATGTCTGTGTCCTCCTCCTACCTGCCCCTGTGTCTGTGTTCCTATGCCCCCTGCCCCTCGTGTGCCTGTTGGTCCCCCTGCCTTCGGGGCACTGACAGAGCTTCTGTCTCAGTGGACATCTGGTCGGTGGGCTGCATCATGGCGGAGATGATTACAGGGAAGATACTGTTTAAGGGCAATGACCGTATCCTCCCTAGTGGGCATCATGAAGCTGGGGAGGTGGGTGGTTGTATGGGTCCTGCCCTCTGGCCGGTGCTGTGCTCCTGACCTCCATGCAGACCTGGACCAGCTGAAGGAGATCATGAAGGTGACAGGAACACCTCCTGCCGAGTTTGTGCAGAAGCTGCAGAGTGCTGAGGTTGGTAGGGAGTGGGCAGGCCAGCTGGACCTGCCTGGGAGCTGGCCCCTCACCATTCTTCCTATATAGGCCAAGAACTACATGAAGGGCCTCCCTGAGCTGGAGAAGAAGGATTTCGCCTCTGTCCTGACCAATGCAAGCCCTCTGGGTAGGTCTGAGTTAGGTGGGGGTCCTGGGTGCTGGGGCACAAAGCCACCTGGTGGGCCTGATGCCTCCTCCCCCAGCTGTGGATCTCCTGGAGAAGATGCTGGTGCTGGATGCAGAGCAGCGGGTGACGGCGGCTGAGGCACTGGCCCACCCATACTTTGAATCCCTGCACGACACAGAGGACGAACCCAAGGCCCAGAAGTATGACGATTCCTTTGATGATGTGGACCGCACCCTGGATGAGTGGAAGCGTGAGTGGGGTTCCCCATGGGGCCCGTGTTGGGGCCTTGTGTGCCCTGGGCCCCTAACCTATGTGCTTGGGTTGCAGGTCAAGTGAGAAAGAGGACAGGAGATCAGAGGGCAGCATGGGGCTATAGGACTTGTTCAGGGTGACCTCTGGCTAGGGCAGAAGGCCGTGGGGAGGGGTGTTCCTGGCAGAGGCTCCACACAAAGATTGGCACAGGATGTATCCCAGGAGCTATGCAGAGCAGGTCTGAGCTCAGGGCAGCAGTGCCCACTGGCCTCTCCCAGCCCCCAAGCCTGCTAGCTCAGCCTCCCTCATTGGGCTACCTAGCCTCTCCCAAGTCTAGGCCAGCGATCCTGCCAATTGGAGCCCTCCACATCCATCTGCTTGTCCTCAGGCCTCTCCGCTCATAACTCTTGAAATGGTTCTCAC
This window encodes:
- the Mapk12 gene encoding mitogen-activated protein kinase 12 isoform X2, translated to MGVQGHIAHPPLTSQPTAHLPVFLGPTDAGRPGKSWGFLFPPAWRLGPSCWRCEPWTQGSTLQLEVQNPCHSWVQWREPVTSVHPEAVAEGAYLVMPFMGTDLGKLMKHETLSEDRVQFLVYQMLKGLRYIHAAGVIHRDLKPGNLAVNEDCELKILDFGLARQADSEMTGYVVTRWYRAPEVILNWMRYTQTVDIWSVGCIMAEMITGKILFKGNDHLDQLKEIMKVTGTPPAEFVQKLQSAEAKNYMKGLPELEKKDFASVLTNASPLAVDLLEKMLVLDAEQRVTAAEALAHPYFESLHDTEDEPKAQKYDDSFDDVDRTLDEWKRVTYKEVLSFKPPRQLGARVPKETAL
- the Mapk12 gene encoding mitogen-activated protein kinase 12 isoform X5, with the translated sequence MRHENVIGLLDVFTPDETLDDFTDFYLVMPFMGTDLGKLMKHETLSEDRVQFLVYQMLKGLRYIHAAGVIHRDLKPGNLAVNEDCELKILDFGLARQADSEMTGYVVTRWYRAPEVILNWMRYTQTVDIWSVGCIMAEMITGKILFKGNDHLDQLKEIMKVTGTPPAEFVQKLQSAEAKNYMKGLPELEKKDFASVLTNASPLAVDLLEKMLVLDAEQRVTAAEALAHPYFESLHDTEDEPKAQKYDDSFDDVDRTLDEWKRVTYKEVLSFKPPRQLGARVPKETAL
- the Mapk12 gene encoding mitogen-activated protein kinase 12 isoform X4 — its product is MCSLLMRPWMTSQTSWRLGPSCWRCEPWTQGSTLQLEVQNPCHSWVQWREPVTSVHPEAVAEGAYLVMPFMGTDLGKLMKHETLSEDRVQFLVYQMLKGLRYIHAAGVIHRDLKPGNLAVNEDCELKILDFGLARQADSEMTGYVVTRWYRAPEVILNWMRYTQTVDIWSVGCIMAEMITGKILFKGNDHLDQLKEIMKVTGTPPAEFVQKLQSAEAKNYMKGLPELEKKDFASVLTNASPLAVDLLEKMLVLDAEQRVTAAEALAHPYFESLHDTEDEPKAQKYDDSFDDVDRTLDEWKRVTYKEVLSFKPPRQLGARVPKETAL
- the Mapk12 gene encoding mitogen-activated protein kinase 12 isoform X1; the protein is MTSPPPARKGFYRREVTQTAWEVRAVYQDLQPVGSGAYGAVCSAVDSRTGTKVAIKKLYRPFQSELFAKRAYRELRLLKHMRHENVIGLLDVFTPDETLDDFTDFYLVMPFMGTDLGKLMKHETLSEDRVQFLVYQMLKGLRYIHAAGVIHRDLKPGNLAVNEDCELKILDFGLARQADSEMTGYVVTRWYRAPEVILNWMRYTQTVDIWSVGCIMAEMITGKILFKGNDHLDQLKEIMKVTGTPPAEFVQKLQSAEAKNYMKGLPELEKKDFASVLTNASPLAVDLLEKMLVLDAEQRVTAAEALAHPYFESLHDTEDEPKAQKYDDSFDDVDRTLDEWKRVTYKEVLSFKPPRQLGARVPKETAL
- the Mapk12 gene encoding mitogen-activated protein kinase 12 isoform X3, with translation MTSPPPARKGFYRREVTQTAWEVRAVYQDLQPVGSGAYGAVCSAVDSRTGTKVAIKKLYRPFQSELFAKRAYRELRLLKHMRHENVIGLLDVFTPDETLDDFTDFYLVMPFMGTDLGKLMKHETLSEDRVQFLVYQMLKGLRYIHAAGVIHRILDFGLARQADSEMTGYVVTRWYRAPEVILNWMRYTQTVDIWSVGCIMAEMITGKILFKGNDHLDQLKEIMKVTGTPPAEFVQKLQSAEAKNYMKGLPELEKKDFASVLTNASPLAVDLLEKMLVLDAEQRVTAAEALAHPYFESLHDTEDEPKAQKYDDSFDDVDRTLDEWKRVTYKEVLSFKPPRQLGARVPKETAL